A stretch of the Aegilops tauschii subsp. strangulata cultivar AL8/78 chromosome 4, Aet v6.0, whole genome shotgun sequence genome encodes the following:
- the LOC141022040 gene encoding uncharacterized protein, which yields MYSFYKAVVVVFGPEYLRESTAADSERLLAINAERGFSGMLDSVDLFARIAEGHCPEVNFEINGHQYNKGYYLADGIYPEWSTLVKTIPNPQEEKRQMFS from the exons ATGTATAGTTTCTACAAGGCCGTGGTCGTagtgtttggccctgagtaccTGAGAGAGTCAACTGCCGCTGATTCAGAGAGGTTGTTGGCGATCAATGCCGAGAGGGGCTTTTCGGGCATGCTTGATAGTGTTGATT TGTTTGCCAGGATTGCAGAAGGCCACTGCCCAGAGGTCAATTTTGAGATCAATGGCCACCAGTACAACAAGGGATATTACCTTGCTGATGGTATCTATCCAGAGTGGTCCACTCTTGTGAAGACCATACCCAATCCACAAGAAGAGAAGAGACAGATGTTTTCCTAA
- the LOC109742277 gene encoding flowering-promoting factor 1-like protein 5 codes for MSGSGSGSGVWVFKNGVMQLQPEQPAAGRKALLYVPTGEKMTSLELLERRLGAHGWERYYENRDIVQLHRRDGGIDLISLPRDFTKFRSTHMYDVVLKNRDSFKVVDVPS; via the coding sequence ATGTCTGGTTCCGGCTCGGGCTCCGGCGTGTGGGTGTTCAAGAACGGCGTGATGCAGCTGCAGCCGGAGCAGCCGGCGGCGGGCCGGAAGGCGCTGCTATACGTGCCCACCGGCGAGAAGATGACGTCGCTGGAGCTACTGGAACGCCGCCTGGGAGCGCACGGCTGGGAGCGCTACTACGAGAACCGCGACATCGTGCAGCTCCACCGCCGCGACGGCGGCATCGACCTCATCTCCCTCCCGCGGGACTTCACCAAGTTCCGCTCCACCCACATGTACGACGTCGTCCTCAAGAACCGCGACAGCTTCAAGGTCGTCGACGTCCCAAGTTAA